GAGTATACGCGGCAATTAAATTTTTCCTATATACATTTTTTGGTTCTTTAATAATGTTAGTGGGTATGCTTTTCATGGCATATCTCTATTATGTTGCAACGGGAACAATAAGCTTTGCAATTCCTGATTGGCATAGACTCATTCTTCCATATGATTACCAAATATGGCTTTTCCTTGCATTTTTCCTAGGTCTTGCAATCAAAGTTCCTATGTTCCCATTCCATACTTGGCTTCCTTATGCACATGGCCAGGCACCGACGATCGGTTCTGTTATTTTGGCTGCAGTACTTTTGAAAATGGGTACATACGGTTTTGTACGACTCTCGCTTCCGCTATTTCCCGATGCCTCTATTGCCCTTATCACTCCTATTGCCGTAATTGCAGTGATTATGGTCATATATACAGCAATGGTAGCATATGCGCAGGAGGATATGAAACAGGTTATCGCATACAGTTCTATCTCTCATATGGGTGTTATTATCTTGGGTACTTTTGCCATGAACGTTGAGGGTATAGCAGGGTCTATCTTTTTGATGATAAGTCATGGAATTGTAAGTGGGGCACTGTTTATGCTCGTTGGAAACATTTACGATAGACGACATACGAAAAAGCTTGCGGAATTCGGTGGTTTGGCCTCTGTCATGCCAAAATACGCTTTGATTTTTGGAATCATGACCATGGCTTCAGTAGGTTTGCCACTTACAATAGGGTTTGTCGGAGAATTTTTGAGTCTTATGGGATTTTATAAGGTCTCTCCAGCATTGGCTTTTCTTGGAGGTTTTTCTATCATCTTGGGTGCAGCATATATGCTAAGAGTATATAAGTTGACATTTTTCGGTCCATTGACAAATGAAAAAAACAGAAATCTTCCTGACTTGAATTGGAAAGAATTGACTTCGTTAGTATCTTTGGTTGTTGTCGTAATCTGGTTAGGTGTCAACCCGAATCCCGTTTTGAAACCGATCAATAAAAGTGTAGAGAATATGCTTCAGCTGATGGAGAAAAAAGCGATAACGCCAGAAGCTAAAGATCTTTTGAGTCACAACACAGTTGAATTGGAGGCAAAATAATGGAGCCTATTAAAGTAAGTTTAGAATCACTCAATCTTGCCACCCTTTTCCCAATGCTAATAGCCATTGCTGGTGGTTTGGCGATACTCATTGTAGATTTGGTTAAAGAGAATCTGCATAAATCTTTATATGTAATGTTATGCATCCTTTTTCTTGCACTTGATCTTGGTGCTATTGTAGGTCTACAGATAAATACACGGGGCTTTTTTGATGTAATGCTCGTAGATGGTATTGCTATCATTTCACAAATCATCATCGTCGTTGCTTCTATGCTATTTATCCCGTTGGCGCTTACATCTAAACGGTTTCATGAATTTAGTCTGCCTGAATTTTTCGCACTTTTTCTTTTCATGGTAGCAGGTTTTCAGTTTATGGTCGCAACGGATAATCTGATATTGATATTCATAGGTCTTGAGACTGCAAGTCTATCTCTATACACACTCATAGCTTTACATAACCGGGAAAAATCGTTTGAAGCTGCTATCAAATATTTTACAATGGGTGCTTTAGCAGCCGGTTTTTATGCATTTGGTGCGGCACTCTTCTATGGTCTGAGTGGAAGTGTTGAGATATATAAAATTGCCGAAGTACTTGCGGATAGAGGCTATGAACCGCTATGGGTTGTCCTGCTTGCGACATCATTTATGATAGCTGCACTCGGTTTTAAACTCTCTATGGTACCTTTTCATACCTGGACACCAGATGTGTATGAGGGTGCAAGTGCAGCACTTGCTGGATATATGTCTGTCGTGCCAAAAATAGCAGGCTTTGTCGTTGCCATGAGACTTTTTGAATTCTTAATCCACAGCGACATTACATGGGTGAGAGACATTCTCTATCTAGCCGTTGTGGTTACGATGACCTTTGCCAATATCGTTGCTCTTGTGCAGCATGATGTGAAAAGAATGCTGGCTTACAGCTCCATTAGCCATGCCGGATTTGTAATGGCAGCGATTATGATAGGTACCACACAGGCAAACAGTGCACTTTTTCTTTATTGGATCATGTTCTTGTTCACTAACTTGGGTGCTTTTACAATGCTATGGATTTCAAGACACAAATCCAATATATGGCATGATCGATTTGACCACCCTTATGAAAAATTTTCCGGTCTTGTACAGATTATGCCTGTAGCTGCAACAATCATGGCGATCTTTATGCTCAGTCTTGCGGGAGTCCCTCCATTCAGTCTCTTTTGGGGAAAACTGTACGTTATGAGTGCAGCAGTTAATTCTGGATATATCGTTCTTGCTCTCATTATGGCCCTCAATAGTGCGATAAGTGCATACTACTATCTTAAACTTATTGTCTATATGTTCATGAGAGAGCCAATCAATGACAAGCAGACAGTCTATTTTAAAAATGCATCTTTGTCACTCAAAACGATAGTGGGAATTTCTGCTGTTTTGACTATTTTCTCATTTATTTTTGTATCGCCACTTCTTGGCTTCATCACCAATTACGTAAGCATCAGCGGATTTTAATCCGCCATTGCTTGCAAAATCTTCTTTTTTAGTTCATCATACGTTAATGCAATTTTGTTTTTAAACTGTGTTTTGTTGAATGTTTGTTGTCTTTTAGCAAGCTGTGCGGTATGTGTTGAGATTGCATGTTCTAGATCTTTGATATTTTTGATTTTCCCATCTAAATAGTGTATTGTCTCTTTGATTCCTATAGCCTTCATAGCATTGGGCTCTCTGGTATATTTTTTTTCAAGTGTGCAAATCTCTTCAATGAGCCCTTTTTGTATCATCCTCTTTGTTCTGTCTTCTATTCTTTTTCTCAATGTTTTCCTATCAATCGCTATTTCATAAATTTGTATATTTTCATTGATAGATCTTGGAGGATTTTTTTGAAAATAGTCGCTAGGTGCCAAGCCTGTTTGGAAATAGAGCAGCAAGCCTTTTTCTATTCTGTAGCGGTCTTTATCTGTTATTTTCATTGCAAAAGTAGGATCGATTTTTTGTAGCAGCCTGTATGCTTCGTCTACATCACAGAGGATTTTCGATACTTTTTTTTGAACAGTGTGTGAAAACTTTGGAAATGGCGAGATTCCCGTGATTAGTGTTTTGAGGTAGAAACTGCTTCCCCCTACAATAATGAGATTTTTTTGATGTTCTTTACACTGCTCTTTTGCTTCTTGATAAAGATGAAGAAATCGCTCCACACTGAAATGTTCATTTGGATAGGTTACATCGATACCAAAATGTTTGATTTGCCGTAACTCCTCTTTTGAAGGTTTAGCCGACACAATATCTATCTCTTTGTATACACTGAGGCTATCAACGGAAAGAATATACGCATTGCATTTGCTCGCAATGTCAACGGCTATATCGCTTTTCCCACTGGCTGTAGGGCCTATAATTGCTATTTCTTTCATAGTGCGATTATACTATAATACCAAAAACGTCCATGGAGTGGTGATGGGAAAGATTGCAAAACTGTTACACGATTTCAATGAATTTGTGATGTTCAAACACACCATTTTTAGTCTTCCTTTTATTTTTGTAGCGATGGTCGTTGCAGCGAATGGTTGGTTTGGATGGAGACTTTTCATCTTGGGCATAATCGCTGCAGCAAGTGCAAGAAATTTCGCTATGGGCGTGAACAGATATCTTGATAGAGATATTGACAGGCTCAATCCAAGAACCGCTACACGTCCGAGTGTAGATGGTCGGATCAAAGAGGAGTGGCAACTTGCTTTTATCATTCTCAATGCGATTGTATTTGTCGCCACTGCCTATATGATCAATTGGTTGGCTTTTGCTTTATCTATTCCCATTCTCCTTGTTCTTGGGGGGTATAGTTATTTTAAACGGTTTAGCGAGCTTGCACATCTGATTTTGGGCCTCTCATTGGGGCTTGCTCCTATAGCTGGTGTGGTAGCAGTAGAAGCGAAGATAACGCTATGGAGTGTTTTTTTGGCTTTGGGTGTTATGTTTTGGGTAGCGGGTTTTGATCTGCTATATTCTTTACAAGATATGGAATTTGATAAGAAAATGGGTCTTTATTCTATTCCGTCTCGCTATGGTCATACATGTACGCTCTTTTTGGCAAAACTCTTTCATGCTTTAACGATACTCTTTTGGTTTTTCTTTGTCATCGAAGCACATCTTGGCTTTTTTGCATATCTGGCTGTGATAGTTTCAGCAGTGATGTTATGGTATGAACATAGAATCGTGGCGAAAGATTTTTCGAAAATCGACAGAGCTTTTTTTACTGTCAATGGCTATTTAGGAATCGTTTTTTTCGTTTTGATCGTTCTTGATATTTGGTTGGAGTAAAATTATGGTATAATTCCAACGCTTTTGCGCCCGTAGCTCAGCTGGATAGAGCAACAGATTGCGGTTCTGTAGGTCGGGAGTTCGAATCTCTCCGGGCGCGCCAAGAATTAGTTTTTTATGTAAAACTCTAACGTTTCTGGCTTTCCAAGATAGAATCCCTGTCCATATCGTATACCAAGTCTTTGGACAAGTTCTAATGTTTTTTGATTGTGAATAAATTCTGCTACTGTTTTTATATTGAGTTCATTAGCAAAAAGAGCGATAGATTTTGTGATAGTATAGGAAATACGTGACTGCTCCAAATTTTTAATTAATTCACCATCTATTTTTAAAATGTCGATCGGTAGATGCTGAAAAATGGTAAAATTGGAATATCCACTTCCAAAATCATCTATAGCAACCTCTATTCCGTAGGTTTTAATTTTATTGAGCCTTTGTTTTAATTGTTCCATATGGCTTGATTCGTACTCCAAAAGTTCAA
The Nitratiruptor sp. SB155-2 genome window above contains:
- a CDS encoding NADH-quinone oxidoreductase subunit M; the protein is MDHILSLLVFFPALAGMLGFIVKKDNIRAYGITVAAIEFALSLVLWLMYDYSNGSFQFVEQLPLIPEYGINYFLGVDGISLFLIVLSTFITLIGLISLTIEKNVKNMIISLLFLEMTMVGVFVALDAVIFYIFWELSLVPMLYIIGYWGSELRVYAAIKFFLYTFFGSLIMLVGMLFMAYLYYVATGTISFAIPDWHRLILPYDYQIWLFLAFFLGLAIKVPMFPFHTWLPYAHGQAPTIGSVILAAVLLKMGTYGFVRLSLPLFPDASIALITPIAVIAVIMVIYTAMVAYAQEDMKQVIAYSSISHMGVIILGTFAMNVEGIAGSIFLMISHGIVSGALFMLVGNIYDRRHTKKLAEFGGLASVMPKYALIFGIMTMASVGLPLTIGFVGEFLSLMGFYKVSPALAFLGGFSIILGAAYMLRVYKLTFFGPLTNEKNRNLPDLNWKELTSLVSLVVVVIWLGVNPNPVLKPINKSVENMLQLMEKKAITPEAKDLLSHNTVELEAK
- the nuoN gene encoding NADH-quinone oxidoreductase subunit NuoN gives rise to the protein MMEPIKVSLESLNLATLFPMLIAIAGGLAILIVDLVKENLHKSLYVMLCILFLALDLGAIVGLQINTRGFFDVMLVDGIAIISQIIIVVASMLFIPLALTSKRFHEFSLPEFFALFLFMVAGFQFMVATDNLILIFIGLETASLSLYTLIALHNREKSFEAAIKYFTMGALAAGFYAFGAALFYGLSGSVEIYKIAEVLADRGYEPLWVVLLATSFMIAALGFKLSMVPFHTWTPDVYEGASAALAGYMSVVPKIAGFVVAMRLFEFLIHSDITWVRDILYLAVVVTMTFANIVALVQHDVKRMLAYSSISHAGFVMAAIMIGTTQANSALFLYWIMFLFTNLGAFTMLWISRHKSNIWHDRFDHPYEKFSGLVQIMPVAATIMAIFMLSLAGVPPFSLFWGKLYVMSAAVNSGYIVLALIMALNSAISAYYYLKLIVYMFMREPINDKQTVYFKNASLSLKTIVGISAVLTIFSFIFVSPLLGFITNYVSISGF
- the mqnP gene encoding menaquinone biosynthesis prenyltransferase MqnP, encoding MGKIAKLLHDFNEFVMFKHTIFSLPFIFVAMVVAANGWFGWRLFILGIIAAASARNFAMGVNRYLDRDIDRLNPRTATRPSVDGRIKEEWQLAFIILNAIVFVATAYMINWLAFALSIPILLVLGGYSYFKRFSELAHLILGLSLGLAPIAGVVAVEAKITLWSVFLALGVMFWVAGFDLLYSLQDMEFDKKMGLYSIPSRYGHTCTLFLAKLFHALTILFWFFFVIEAHLGFFAYLAVIVSAVMLWYEHRIVAKDFSKIDRAFFTVNGYLGIVFFVLIVLDIWLE
- the miaA gene encoding tRNA (adenosine(37)-N6)-dimethylallyltransferase MiaA gives rise to the protein MKEIAIIGPTASGKSDIAVDIASKCNAYILSVDSLSVYKEIDIVSAKPSKEELRQIKHFGIDVTYPNEHFSVERFLHLYQEAKEQCKEHQKNLIIVGGSSFYLKTLITGISPFPKFSHTVQKKVSKILCDVDEAYRLLQKIDPTFAMKITDKDRYRIEKGLLLYFQTGLAPSDYFQKNPPRSINENIQIYEIAIDRKTLRKRIEDRTKRMIQKGLIEEICTLEKKYTREPNAMKAIGIKETIHYLDGKIKNIKDLEHAISTHTAQLAKRQQTFNKTQFKNKIALTYDELKKKILQAMAD